One window from the genome of Streptomyces sp. NBC_01476 encodes:
- a CDS encoding 3-hydroxyacyl-CoA dehydrogenase family protein: MARKLAVIGAGLMGAGIAQVSAQAGYEVVLRDVTDEALARGKDGIRASYEKFTAKGKMTPEDAEAALARITTTTDLDAAAGADLVVEAVFEKIEVKQEIFRALDRIVGAETVLASNTSAIPITKIAAATEHPERVVGTHFFSPVPLMQLCELVRGYKTSDETLARAREFAEAVGKTCIVVNRDVAGFVTTRLISALVVEAVKLYESGVASAEDIDAACRLGFGHAMGPLATTDLTGVDILLHATGNIYTESQDEKFAPPEIMRRMVDAGDLGRKSGQGFYTY; this comes from the coding sequence GGAGCCGGACTGATGGGCGCCGGCATCGCCCAGGTATCGGCCCAGGCCGGTTACGAGGTGGTCCTGCGGGACGTCACCGACGAGGCGCTGGCCCGCGGCAAGGACGGCATCCGGGCGTCGTACGAGAAGTTCACCGCCAAGGGGAAGATGACCCCTGAGGACGCCGAGGCGGCGCTGGCGCGGATCACCACCACCACCGACCTGGACGCGGCGGCCGGCGCCGACCTCGTGGTGGAGGCGGTCTTCGAGAAGATCGAGGTCAAGCAGGAGATCTTCCGCGCCCTTGACCGCATCGTCGGCGCGGAGACCGTGCTCGCCTCCAACACCTCGGCCATCCCGATCACCAAGATCGCCGCCGCCACCGAGCACCCCGAGCGGGTGGTCGGCACCCACTTCTTCTCGCCGGTGCCGCTGATGCAGCTCTGCGAACTGGTCCGCGGCTACAAGACCAGCGACGAAACCCTGGCCCGCGCACGGGAGTTCGCCGAGGCCGTCGGGAAGACCTGCATCGTCGTCAACCGCGATGTGGCCGGCTTCGTCACCACCCGGCTGATCTCCGCCCTGGTGGTGGAGGCGGTCAAGCTCTACGAGTCCGGCGTCGCCTCGGCGGAGGACATCGACGCGGCCTGCCGGCTCGGCTTCGGCCACGCCATGGGCCCGCTCGCCACCACCGACCTGACCGGCGTGGACATCCTGCTGCACGCCACCGGCAACATCTACACCGAGTCGCAGGACGAGAAGTTCGCCCCACCGGAGATCATGCGCCGGATGGTGGACGCGGGTGACCTCGGACGCAAGAGCGGACAGGGCTTCTACACCTACTGA
- the nucS gene encoding endonuclease NucS, translating to MRLVIARCSVDYAGRLSAHLPSATRLLLIKADGSLSVHADDRAYKPLNWMSPPCTLKETEDNLWTVTNKAGEQLIITIEEILHDSSHELGVDPGLIKDGVEAHLQELLADRIEVLGEGWTLIRREYPTAIGPVDILCRDAAGGTVAVELKRRGDIDGVEQLTRYLELLNRDPHLAPVKGIFAAQEIKPQARVLATDRGISCVTLDYDGLRGISDDKLRLF from the coding sequence ATGCGTCTCGTGATCGCCCGCTGCTCCGTCGACTACGCGGGCCGGCTCTCCGCCCACCTTCCCTCCGCCACCCGGCTGCTGCTGATCAAGGCCGACGGAAGCCTGTCGGTGCACGCCGACGACCGGGCCTACAAGCCGCTCAACTGGATGTCCCCGCCCTGCACGCTCAAGGAGACCGAGGACAACCTCTGGACGGTCACCAACAAGGCCGGCGAGCAGCTGATCATCACCATCGAGGAGATCCTGCACGACTCCTCGCACGAACTCGGCGTCGACCCGGGGCTGATCAAGGACGGCGTGGAGGCGCACCTCCAGGAGCTGCTCGCCGACCGGATCGAGGTCCTCGGCGAGGGCTGGACCCTCATCCGCCGTGAGTACCCCACCGCGATCGGCCCGGTCGACATCCTCTGCCGGGACGCCGCAGGCGGCACGGTCGCGGTCGAACTCAAGCGCCGCGGCGACATCGACGGTGTCGAGCAGCTCACCCGCTACCTCGAACTCCTCAACCGTGACCCCCATCTCGCCCCGGTCAAGGGCATCTTCGCCGCCCAGGAGATCAAGCCGCAGGCCCGCGTCCTCGCCACCGACCGGGGCATCAGCTGCGTCACCCTCGACTACGACGGCCTGCGCGGCATCTCCGACGACAAGCTCCGCCTCTTCTGA
- a CDS encoding STAS domain-containing protein, with product MHIRGDHAELIVGGRLDVVSAADARTALHTAVDSGRGDLVLDLTELDSWDATGLGVIMGAHRRAGRANRRLVLRGVPPQMQRLLVATRLHRILAIEAER from the coding sequence ATGCACATCAGGGGCGACCACGCCGAGCTGATCGTCGGGGGGCGCCTCGACGTGGTCAGCGCCGCGGACGCCCGTACCGCACTGCACACCGCGGTCGACTCCGGCCGCGGCGACCTGGTGCTCGATCTGACCGAACTCGACTCGTGGGACGCCACCGGCCTCGGGGTGATCATGGGCGCCCACCGCCGGGCCGGCCGGGCCAACCGCAGGCTCGTGCTCCGCGGGGTGCCGCCCCAGATGCAGCGGCTGCTGGTGGCCACCCGGCTGCACCGGATCCTGGCGATCGAAGCCGAAAGGTGA
- a CDS encoding SCO5389 family protein, with protein MSLDVSPALLEQAERGEVDEREFVDCVRTSLPYAWEMISSLVAQLKVDGGEFADNQVPPPSEKERGQLLRALASDAIRGALQRHFGVRLAFQNCHRVAVFPLDSAVDGRYAKFTSVRAQLLNQSPELRDC; from the coding sequence ATGTCGCTCGACGTCTCACCGGCCCTTCTTGAGCAGGCCGAGCGAGGCGAGGTCGATGAGCGCGAGTTCGTCGACTGCGTCCGGACATCCCTCCCGTACGCGTGGGAGATGATCAGCTCACTGGTGGCCCAACTCAAGGTTGACGGAGGCGAGTTCGCCGACAACCAAGTGCCGCCGCCCAGTGAGAAGGAGCGAGGTCAGCTGCTCCGCGCACTGGCGAGCGATGCGATACGTGGCGCCCTGCAGCGCCACTTCGGGGTGCGGCTGGCCTTCCAGAACTGCCATCGTGTCGCGGTCTTCCCGCTGGACTCGGCGGTGGACGGGCGATACGCCAAGTTCACCTCGGTCCGGGCCCAACTGCTCAACCAGTCACCGGAGTTGCGGGACTGCTGA
- a CDS encoding ATP-binding protein: MPLPKVTRPVRDPLAPELGTPSGGNARIPRVVTADYLLTVNPVDGTEVVPCPPEERRTPVRRTKEERAARINAARPSPPPGPPAPEVPLLEREEERERLIRLLARGRSIRVTGPSGAGRTSLLESVANACADLAPDGVIWLSGYHRTAADLLHDLYTIVYAGEGYRPGHAELTTLLAEVGAVVVLDDLEIGGAALEEVLEAAPECAFLMSATPDVPAPAADSMVVEVLLSGLTRTACVDLLQLVTGRRLEEDETAWAADLWFESEGLPLRFVQAGALLRQRDAMRQPLDPDLDDSVWLNGSPPPEPAGPPIPDLTGFDDPLPAGAAPTAPPMAGTPPPPPPLPLRLPATEVPLPSLAESAAPAGLLASRLSEAAREALAFAVALDGECPHPAHLPALVGDTHGDAALGELISVGLAVPVASHFRLSAGVVQQLGPAFAADGELNDVQAHTAALHYAWWTGHPSVTPERASAESEAIVAAMTACRDGGHASAAVLLARTVAPVFAAALNWGAWERALRIGQEAARLSGEVAEEAYFHHELGVLALCTDRMDRARAELEASIALRGALADRQGTVVGRRTLALVNDRAGSSSPLELPPGALAFALPEGTSQVVIDKTAALPAGTAQHARGLAVLRSRRNLVAAGTGVVLAAVLGTIVTMGATSGGDHSPDQVKPIETVEQDLPSDTAPSSDDGASVAPPAASSTSPSTSASTTVTPSTPNGTTGTPGSSLTTPPGGTTSTAPGAPHSSSPGRPSHTTKPPTTKPSSTSASPSSSPTPTDTDTDSPSPTDTATVSPT, translated from the coding sequence ATGCCGCTGCCGAAGGTGACCCGCCCGGTCCGCGACCCGCTCGCCCCCGAACTGGGCACGCCGAGCGGCGGCAACGCCCGAATACCGCGAGTGGTCACCGCCGACTACCTGCTCACCGTGAACCCGGTCGACGGCACCGAGGTCGTGCCCTGCCCGCCGGAGGAGCGGCGCACCCCGGTCCGCCGGACCAAGGAGGAGCGCGCCGCCCGGATCAACGCCGCCCGGCCCAGCCCGCCGCCCGGCCCGCCCGCTCCCGAAGTCCCCCTGCTGGAAAGGGAAGAGGAGCGCGAGCGGCTGATCCGGCTGCTGGCCCGCGGCCGTTCCATCCGCGTCACAGGACCGTCGGGCGCCGGCCGTACCTCGCTGCTGGAGTCCGTCGCCAACGCCTGCGCCGACCTCGCGCCCGACGGCGTGATCTGGCTCTCCGGCTACCACCGCACCGCGGCCGACCTGCTGCACGACCTCTACACGATCGTCTACGCCGGCGAGGGCTACCGCCCCGGCCACGCCGAACTCACCACGCTGCTCGCGGAGGTGGGCGCCGTCGTGGTGCTCGACGACCTGGAGATCGGCGGGGCCGCGCTGGAGGAAGTGCTCGAAGCCGCCCCCGAATGCGCCTTCCTGATGTCCGCCACCCCGGATGTGCCGGCCCCCGCCGCCGATTCGATGGTGGTCGAGGTGCTGCTCTCCGGGCTGACCAGGACCGCCTGCGTCGACCTGCTGCAACTCGTCACCGGGCGGCGGCTGGAGGAGGACGAGACGGCCTGGGCCGCGGACCTGTGGTTCGAGTCCGAGGGCCTGCCGCTGCGGTTCGTCCAGGCGGGCGCGCTGCTGCGGCAGCGCGACGCGATGCGGCAGCCGCTCGACCCCGACCTCGACGACTCGGTGTGGCTCAACGGCTCGCCGCCGCCCGAGCCGGCCGGGCCCCCGATACCCGACCTCACCGGGTTCGACGATCCGCTGCCCGCCGGCGCCGCTCCCACGGCGCCCCCGATGGCCGGCACGCCGCCGCCCCCGCCGCCGCTGCCCTTGCGGCTGCCGGCCACCGAGGTGCCGCTCCCGTCGCTCGCGGAGAGCGCCGCCCCCGCGGGTCTGCTGGCCTCCCGGCTCAGCGAGGCGGCCCGCGAGGCACTGGCCTTCGCGGTGGCGCTCGACGGTGAGTGCCCGCACCCCGCGCACCTGCCCGCACTGGTCGGTGACACCCACGGGGACGCGGCGCTGGGCGAGTTGATCTCCGTCGGCCTCGCGGTGCCGGTCGCCTCCCACTTCCGGCTCTCGGCCGGCGTGGTGCAGCAGCTCGGCCCGGCATTCGCCGCCGACGGCGAACTCAACGACGTCCAGGCGCACACCGCCGCCCTCCACTACGCCTGGTGGACCGGCCACCCCTCGGTCACCCCGGAGCGCGCCTCCGCCGAGTCCGAGGCGATCGTGGCCGCGATGACCGCCTGCCGCGACGGCGGCCACGCCAGTGCGGCGGTCCTGCTCGCCCGGACTGTCGCCCCCGTCTTCGCCGCCGCCCTCAACTGGGGTGCGTGGGAGCGGGCGCTGCGGATCGGCCAGGAGGCCGCGCGGCTGTCCGGTGAGGTCGCGGAAGAGGCGTACTTCCACCACGAGTTGGGCGTCCTCGCGCTCTGCACGGACCGGATGGACCGGGCCCGCGCGGAACTTGAGGCGTCCATCGCCCTGCGCGGCGCCCTCGCCGACCGCCAGGGCACGGTCGTCGGGCGCCGCACGCTGGCGCTCGTCAACGACCGCGCGGGCTCCTCCTCCCCGCTCGAACTCCCGCCGGGCGCCTTGGCGTTCGCCCTGCCCGAGGGCACGAGCCAGGTCGTCATCGACAAGACGGCGGCGCTGCCGGCCGGCACCGCGCAGCACGCCCGCGGTCTCGCCGTCCTCCGCTCCCGCCGCAACCTCGTCGCGGCCGGCACGGGCGTCGTCCTGGCGGCGGTCCTCGGCACGATCGTCACCATGGGAGCGACCTCGGGCGGCGACCACAGCCCCGACCAGGTCAAGCCGATCGAGACGGTCGAGCAGGATCTTCCGTCGGACACGGCCCCCTCCTCCGACGACGGAGCGTCGGTGGCTCCGCCGGCCGCGTCGAGCACGTCGCCTTCGACCTCGGCGTCCACGACGGTGACGCCGTCGACCCCGAACGGTACGACGGGGACGCCGGGCTCTTCGTTGACGACGCCGCCGGGGGGTACGACCAGCACGGCTCCGGGGGCCCCGCACTCCTCGTCGCCGGGGCGGCCCTCGCACACCACGAAGCCGCCAACCACGAAGCCGTCGTCGACTTCCGCTTCGCCTTCTTCGTCCCCGACTCCGACGGACACGGACACGGACAGCCCTTCGCCTACGGACACGGCGACCGTGAGTCCTACCTGA
- a CDS encoding ATP-binding cassette domain-containing protein, with protein sequence MIQAVGLTKQYGAKTAVFDLSFTVRPGTVTGFLGPNGSGKSTTMRMILGLDAPTAGQVTIGGLPYRRLPNAPRRVGALLDAKAVHGGRSARQHLLSLAQLSGIPARRVDEVLAVVGLQGVAAHRSKGFSLGMGQRLGIAGALLGDPEVLLFDEPVNGLDPEGIHWIRHLMKRLAAEGRTVFVSSHLMSEMALTADHLIVIGRGQLLADMSVKDFIARHSTGYALVRTPEEGEQREKLTTALTEAGGTVQLEQDGALRVGVLALPKISDVAHEAGVRLWELSPHQASLEEAYMRLTGGAVDYRSAQDPRQGLQPAPHGPAGPGWGQQPTGEGQPPVGWDQQPAGWGQAPAGWGQQSGPQHQPPYAPPPQGFGPPPVPQQAAAPSTPQDVR encoded by the coding sequence ATGATCCAGGCAGTCGGCCTGACCAAGCAGTACGGCGCGAAAACCGCTGTGTTCGACCTGTCGTTCACGGTGCGGCCCGGCACCGTGACCGGCTTTCTCGGCCCGAACGGCTCCGGGAAGTCGACCACGATGCGGATGATCCTGGGGCTGGACGCACCCACCGCCGGGCAGGTGACCATCGGCGGACTGCCGTACCGGAGGCTGCCCAACGCACCGCGCCGGGTGGGCGCCCTGCTGGACGCCAAGGCGGTGCACGGCGGGCGCAGCGCGCGGCAGCACCTGCTCAGCCTGGCGCAGCTGTCCGGCATCCCGGCCCGCCGGGTGGACGAAGTGCTCGCTGTGGTGGGCCTGCAGGGCGTGGCGGCCCACCGCTCCAAGGGCTTCTCCCTCGGCATGGGCCAGCGGCTCGGCATCGCGGGCGCTCTGCTCGGCGACCCCGAAGTGCTGCTCTTCGACGAGCCGGTGAACGGTCTGGACCCGGAGGGCATCCACTGGATCCGCCATCTGATGAAGCGGCTGGCGGCCGAGGGCCGCACCGTCTTCGTCTCCAGCCATCTGATGAGCGAGATGGCGCTCACCGCCGACCACCTGATCGTCATCGGCCGCGGCCAGTTGCTCGCGGACATGAGCGTCAAGGACTTCATCGCCCGGCACTCCACGGGTTACGCCCTGGTGCGCACGCCGGAGGAGGGCGAGCAGCGCGAGAAGCTGACCACGGCGCTGACCGAGGCCGGCGGCACCGTACAGCTGGAGCAGGACGGGGCGCTGCGGGTCGGTGTCCTCGCACTGCCGAAGATCAGCGATGTCGCCCACGAGGCCGGCGTGCGCCTGTGGGAGCTCTCCCCGCACCAGGCGTCGCTGGAGGAGGCGTACATGCGGCTCACCGGTGGCGCGGTGGACTACCGCTCGGCGCAGGATCCCCGGCAGGGCCTCCAGCCCGCGCCGCACGGGCCGGCCGGGCCCGGCTGGGGGCAGCAGCCCACCGGTGAGGGTCAGCCGCCCGTCGGCTGGGATCAGCAGCCGGCGGGCTGGGGTCAGGCACCGGCCGGCTGGGGTCAGCAGTCCGGCCCGCAGCACCAGCCGCCGTACGCCCCGCCGCCGCAGGGGTTCGGCCCTCCCCCGGTCCCCCAGCAGGCCGCCGCCCCTTCCACCCCCCAGGACGTCCGATGA
- a CDS encoding ABC transporter permease: protein MTTAAPQPTHPFPPVPQFASQIPVEQTRLSHALRSEWTKIRSVRSTMWTLGVMLLLVIGINLLVVWPVADSHDPSVPVLAPGLFGLMLGQLAVITLGALVITSEFGTGMIRTTLTSCPQRSRVLAAKAIVFFGVSFVTTTVACAVTALINYAVLSGRSVTPDETDYAGTGVVVRGGLTSAGGSQWLGATVGVGLYVALLGLLALAVGTLLRHSAGAITTMLGVVLLPLLVALFLPGSLQSTRDNMIKFSAPNSLASLYRIPMIGSDSQNGLLQLVVLACVTAAALTAAFVTLNARDV from the coding sequence ATGACCACCGCCGCCCCGCAGCCGACGCACCCGTTTCCGCCCGTACCGCAGTTCGCCTCGCAGATCCCGGTCGAGCAGACCCGGCTGTCGCACGCGCTGCGTTCGGAGTGGACCAAGATCCGGTCGGTGCGCTCCACCATGTGGACGCTCGGCGTGATGCTGCTGCTGGTGATCGGCATCAATCTGCTGGTCGTCTGGCCGGTCGCTGACAGCCACGATCCGTCGGTCCCGGTGCTCGCCCCCGGCCTCTTCGGGCTGATGCTCGGGCAGTTGGCGGTGATCACCCTCGGCGCGCTGGTGATCACCTCGGAGTTCGGCACCGGCATGATCCGGACCACGCTCACCTCGTGCCCGCAGCGCTCCCGGGTGCTGGCGGCCAAGGCGATCGTCTTCTTCGGCGTCTCCTTCGTCACCACGACCGTCGCCTGCGCCGTCACCGCGCTGATCAACTACGCCGTGCTGAGCGGCCGGTCGGTCACGCCCGACGAGACGGACTACGCGGGGACGGGGGTCGTCGTCAGAGGCGGCCTCACCTCAGCGGGCGGGTCCCAGTGGCTCGGCGCGACCGTCGGCGTCGGCCTCTATGTGGCACTGCTCGGCCTGCTCGCCCTCGCCGTCGGCACCCTGCTGCGCCACTCGGCCGGCGCGATCACCACCATGCTCGGGGTGGTCCTGCTTCCGCTGCTGGTCGCGCTCTTCCTCCCCGGCAGCCTGCAGTCGACCCGCGACAACATGATCAAGTTCTCCGCCCCCAACTCGCTCGCCTCGCTCTACCGCATCCCGATGATCGGCAGCGACAGCCAGAACGGCCTGCTCCAGCTGGTGGTGCTGGCCTGTGTCACGGCCGCCGCGCTGACCGCCGCGTTCGTGACGCTGAACGCGCGGGACGTCTGA
- a CDS encoding ABC transporter ATP-binding protein: MIELQGLTKRYGDKTAVDHLTFTVRPGVVTGFLGPNGSGKSTTMRMLLGLDRPTSGDVRIDGKRYAQLSEPLKYIGALLDAKSIHGGRTAYHHLLCLAQSNRIPRYRVDEVLETVGLTAVAKKRSKGFSLGMGQRLGIAGALLGDPEIVMFDEPVNGLDPEGIHWIRNLMKGLAAQGRTVFVSSHLMSEMALTADHLIVIGRGRLMADTSMADFIAQNSRSYVRIRTPQVERFKDVMHQAGHAVVETGDGSLEIQDGDPAKIGELAAQHQLVLHELSPQRASLEEAFMQLTAESVEYHAGGGMGSGPSGVGALPPAQLAPPPQAGDPAQPVQAGRPAQPGQSVQPGQTGQPGQPGQPPESQPQWGAGWRNPGSGKGR; the protein is encoded by the coding sequence ATGATTGAGTTGCAGGGGCTCACCAAGCGGTACGGGGACAAGACCGCAGTCGACCATCTGACCTTCACCGTGCGCCCCGGCGTGGTGACGGGCTTCCTGGGGCCCAATGGCTCGGGCAAGTCCACCACGATGCGGATGCTGCTCGGCCTTGACCGCCCCACCAGCGGGGATGTCCGGATCGACGGCAAGCGCTACGCACAGCTCAGTGAGCCGTTGAAGTACATCGGGGCGCTGCTGGACGCCAAGTCGATCCATGGCGGCCGCACCGCGTACCACCATCTGCTCTGCCTCGCCCAGTCCAACCGCATTCCGCGGTACCGGGTGGACGAGGTGCTGGAGACGGTCGGTCTGACCGCGGTGGCGAAGAAGCGGTCCAAGGGGTTCTCGCTGGGCATGGGCCAGCGGCTCGGCATCGCCGGCGCGCTGCTCGGCGACCCGGAGATCGTGATGTTCGACGAGCCGGTGAACGGCCTGGATCCCGAGGGCATCCACTGGATCCGCAATCTGATGAAGGGGCTGGCCGCCCAGGGCCGCACCGTCTTCGTCTCCAGCCATCTGATGAGCGAAATGGCGCTCACCGCCGACCACTTGATCGTGATCGGCCGCGGCCGGCTGATGGCCGACACCTCGATGGCCGACTTCATCGCGCAGAACTCGCGCTCCTATGTGCGGATCCGCACCCCGCAGGTGGAGCGGTTCAAGGACGTGATGCATCAGGCGGGTCATGCCGTGGTGGAGACCGGCGACGGCTCGCTGGAGATCCAGGACGGCGACCCCGCCAAGATCGGCGAACTGGCCGCCCAGCACCAGCTGGTGCTGCACGAACTCAGCCCGCAGCGGGCTTCGTTGGAGGAAGCGTTCATGCAGCTGACCGCGGAGTCGGTGGAGTATCACGCCGGCGGGGGGATGGGGTCGGGGCCCTCCGGGGTGGGCGCGCTGCCGCCCGCGCAGCTCGCGCCGCCTCCGCAGGCGGGCGACCCGGCACAGCCGGTGCAGGCGGGCCGGCCGGCGCAACCCGGTCAGTCCGTACAGCCGGGGCAGACGGGTCAGCCCGGGCAGCCGGGTCAGCCGCCCGAGAGCCAGCCGCAGTGGGGCGCCGGCTGGCGCAACCCCGGCTCCGGAAAGGGGCGTTGA
- a CDS encoding ABC transporter permease has product MAATSAVLQSEWTKIRTVRSTVWTLALAFLVTVALGAVICLVFNNTFDSLSRSDRLTFDPTNTAFFGMSLGQLALIVFGVLVISSEYSTGMIRTSLAAVPQRGEFYFSKVTVAGLLALVVGEVTSFITFFLGQALLGSHKAQIGDPGVLRAVFGAGLYMTLIVLFCVGAATMLRSPMLGLGVLMPFFFLVSPILTAVPKVKNVARYFPDQAGQKIMQVVPSSDDHTSYGPWGGILIMAVWVAVALLGGYAVLKRRDA; this is encoded by the coding sequence ATGGCAGCCACCTCAGCCGTCCTCCAGTCGGAGTGGACGAAGATCCGGACCGTACGGTCCACCGTGTGGACGCTGGCCCTGGCCTTCCTCGTCACCGTGGCCCTCGGCGCGGTGATCTGCCTGGTCTTCAACAACACCTTCGACAGCCTGTCCCGTTCCGACCGGCTCACCTTCGACCCCACCAACACCGCCTTCTTCGGGATGTCGCTGGGGCAACTGGCGCTGATCGTCTTCGGCGTGCTGGTGATCTCCAGCGAGTACAGCACCGGGATGATCCGCACCTCGCTGGCCGCGGTCCCGCAGCGCGGCGAGTTCTACTTCTCCAAGGTGACCGTGGCCGGCCTGCTGGCCCTGGTGGTCGGCGAGGTGACCAGCTTCATCACCTTCTTCCTCGGCCAGGCCCTGCTCGGCTCGCACAAGGCGCAGATCGGCGACCCCGGGGTGCTGCGCGCGGTGTTCGGCGCCGGCCTGTACATGACGCTGATCGTGCTCTTCTGCGTGGGCGCGGCGACGATGCTGCGCAGCCCGATGCTGGGCCTGGGCGTCCTGATGCCGTTCTTCTTCCTGGTCTCGCCGATCCTGACCGCGGTGCCCAAGGTGAAGAACGTGGCCCGGTACTTCCCCGACCAGGCCGGCCAGAAGATCATGCAGGTCGTCCCCTCCTCCGACGACCACACCTCGTACGGTCCCTGGGGCGGCATCCTGATCATGGCGGTCTGGGTGGCGGTCGCCCTCCTCGGCGGATACGCGGTGCTCAAGCGGCGCGACGCCTGA
- a CDS encoding LLM class flavin-dependent oxidoreductase: protein MRLGTFVLAAQFPGQGPAEALHRSIRTAEAAECSGLDAVWLAEHHFVPYGVCPSAITLAGVLLGHTSRIGVGTAVSVLPTTHPVALGEQAALLHLVSGGRFTLGVGRGGPWVDLEVFGAGLAAFESGFPESLDLLLRWLRDPVVGADGPRYTFPPVPVVPRPDELDGCGPPLVVACTSPTTVRLAAERGLPMLLGMHCGDEEKAGMVALWRETALAAGHSPDTVAAADHVSAGVVQVADTRTDATEVLLKAMPGWLQQGLSAHRTQDGRPRTMRDPLGYAELLCSLHPVGPPRFCADRLAATSEATGITRFALLAEGSGDVDATLENVFRLGGDVLPELA, encoded by the coding sequence ATGCGACTAGGGACATTCGTGCTCGCGGCCCAGTTCCCGGGCCAAGGCCCGGCTGAGGCGCTGCATCGGTCGATACGGACGGCCGAGGCGGCGGAGTGCTCCGGCCTCGACGCGGTCTGGCTGGCCGAGCACCACTTCGTGCCGTACGGGGTCTGCCCGTCGGCGATCACCCTCGCGGGTGTACTGCTGGGGCACACCTCCCGGATCGGTGTCGGCACCGCCGTGAGCGTGCTGCCGACCACCCACCCGGTGGCCCTCGGCGAGCAGGCCGCCCTGCTCCACCTGGTCTCCGGCGGCCGCTTCACCCTCGGTGTCGGCCGCGGCGGCCCCTGGGTGGATCTGGAGGTCTTCGGGGCCGGCCTGGCCGCTTTCGAGAGCGGCTTCCCGGAGTCACTGGACCTGCTGCTGCGCTGGCTGCGCGACCCGGTGGTCGGCGCGGACGGCCCGCGCTACACCTTCCCGCCGGTCCCCGTGGTGCCGCGCCCGGACGAACTCGACGGCTGCGGGCCCCCGTTGGTGGTCGCCTGCACCTCTCCCACCACCGTCAGGCTGGCCGCGGAACGCGGACTGCCGATGCTGCTCGGCATGCACTGCGGCGACGAGGAGAAGGCCGGCATGGTCGCTCTCTGGCGGGAGACCGCGCTGGCGGCCGGGCACTCCCCCGACACCGTCGCCGCCGCGGACCATGTGTCGGCCGGTGTGGTGCAGGTCGCGGACACCCGGACCGATGCCACCGAGGTGCTGCTCAAGGCGATGCCCGGCTGGCTCCAGCAGGGACTGTCCGCCCACCGCACCCAGGACGGCCGGCCCCGTACGATGCGCGATCCGCTCGGCTACGCGGAACTCCTGTGTTCCCTGCACCCGGTGGGGCCGCCCAGATTCTGTGCGGACCGTCTCGCGGCGACCTCGGAGGCCACCGGGATCACCCGGTTCGCGCTGCTCGCCGAAGGATCCGGCGACGTCGACGCCACGCTGGAGAACGTGTTCCGGCTGGGCGGGGACGTGCTCCCGGAACTGGCCTGA
- a CDS encoding dienelactone hydrolase family protein — translation MTEVLLFHHAQGLTPGVVAFADTLRRAGHTVHTPDLYDGATFGTLTEGLAHAEKTGFGAVLERGVQAAEGLPAELVYAGFSLGVLPAQKLAQTRAGARGALLFESCVPVAEFGAAWPAGVPVQVHGKDADPVFAGEGDLDAARALVAEAADAELFLYPGDQHLFADSSLPSYDADATALLTGRVLGFLGGR, via the coding sequence ATGACCGAGGTACTTCTCTTTCACCACGCACAGGGGCTCACCCCGGGGGTCGTGGCCTTCGCCGACACGCTGCGCCGGGCTGGCCACACCGTGCACACGCCCGACCTGTACGACGGCGCCACCTTCGGCACGCTCACCGAGGGGCTGGCCCACGCCGAGAAGACCGGCTTCGGCGCGGTGCTGGAGCGCGGTGTCCAGGCGGCCGAGGGGCTGCCCGCCGAGCTGGTGTACGCGGGCTTCTCGCTGGGCGTGCTCCCGGCCCAGAAGCTGGCGCAGACCCGGGCCGGCGCCCGCGGCGCGCTCCTCTTCGAGTCCTGCGTACCGGTGGCGGAGTTCGGCGCCGCCTGGCCGGCCGGCGTCCCGGTCCAGGTGCACGGGAAGGACGCCGACCCGGTCTTCGCCGGCGAGGGCGACCTCGACGCGGCCCGCGCGCTGGTGGCCGAGGCCGCCGACGCGGAGCTCTTCCTCTACCCCGGCGACCAGCACCTCTTCGCCGACAGCTCCCTGCCGTCCTATGACGCGGATGCCACCGCGCTGCTGACCGGCAGGGTGCTCGGCTTCCTCGGCGGCCGGTAG
- a CDS encoding ATP/GTP-binding protein, giving the protein MSPRRNHPGGAGRPDGDRERESGLGYGATEEWRGEEWIVRPIAGSASAKHYRCPGCDQEIPPGIAHVVAWREYAGVDDRRHWHRACWNAKDRRTSKVQRSRNAPRY; this is encoded by the coding sequence ATGTCGCCGCGTCGAAACCACCCGGGGGGTGCCGGGCGTCCCGACGGCGACCGGGAGCGCGAATCAGGTCTCGGCTACGGCGCCACCGAGGAGTGGCGGGGCGAGGAGTGGATCGTGCGGCCCATCGCGGGCAGCGCGTCGGCGAAGCACTACCGGTGCCCGGGGTGCGACCAGGAGATCCCGCCCGGCATCGCGCATGTCGTCGCCTGGCGCGAGTACGCCGGCGTCGACGACCGCCGCCACTGGCACCGCGCCTGCTGGAACGCGAAGGACCGCCGCACCAGCAAGGTGCAGCGGTCCCGTAACGCCCCCCGGTACTGA